In the genome of Pantoea agglomerans, the window TCCTCAACGGACGCCACGGTGAGTTCAAACATCGCGTTCAGAGGACAGGCGAGGGTCCAGCCCGCGGCGTCCGGATTTATTTCAGGCAGCGCGCGCACGTTGGTGGTGATAACGGGACAGCCGCACGCCTGCATTTCCAGAACGGAAAAGCCATAGGTATCTTGCCAGCTAGGCAGCAGCCCGACATGGGCGCGCTTAAATAACGCGATGAGCTCGCTGTTGGGTCTGGAGGTAGCATGAGTAAAAATATTATATCGCGTTAGCGATTGTTCAATTTTACTGTAAAAAGCGGCTTCATCCTGATATTTGCCATGCGCGATGTTATACCTATTGTTAAGATCGCCTGTTATATTCACCTCGACGGTATCGGCATTAATTACCCCTTCTTCGGCCAGCTCGCTAAAAGCGAGCACCACCTCGGCGCCGCCTTTGCGATAAAATTCATTACCAACAAAGGTAAAAATTAGCTTTTTGTCAGGCGTATCGCGCGGCCCGTCATAAAGCACCGGCTGCGGGGGATGCAGCTTATGCATTTTAGGGATGATGGCTGCCGCCTCGTCAGGAAAGGCTTCCAGCAGTTTTAGCTGAATCTGCCTTGCGGCTTCAGACATCGCCACGATCGCCACACACTGCGGCGCGGCGACCAGCCTGAGCGCCTTCTTTAGCGCGGGATTGGCGAGTTTGGGCACGCCCGGCAC includes:
- a CDS encoding glycosyltransferase, producing the protein MKIIVSGRGYPEKRNIIVNEQYTYLDFRYKNIWLYINKIRQKLARANKVFIFWPFRFLMPADTQVIHLFNEVAQTRQRWIATFETELPRVLPVPGVPKLANPALKKALRLVAAPQCVAIVAMSEAARQIQLKLLEAFPDEAAAIIPKMHKLHPPQPVLYDGPRDTPDKKLIFTFVGNEFYRKGGAEVVLAFSELAEEGVINADTVEVNITGDLNNRYNIAHGKYQDEAAFYSKIEQSLTRYNIFTHATSRPNSELIALFKRAHVGLLPSWQDTYGFSVLEMQACGCPVITTNVRALPEINPDAAGWTLACPLNAMFELTVASVEDKIALRRLMVAQLKAQVLAILADRASVLSRSQNALRRIETHHNPARFKESLDAIYALAR